One Brassica napus cultivar Da-Ae chromosome C4, Da-Ae, whole genome shotgun sequence genomic region harbors:
- the LOC106392078 gene encoding probable boron transporter 2, translating into MEETFVPFEGIKNDLKGRLRCYKQDWTGGFKAGFRILAPTTYIFFASAIPVISFGEQLERSTDGVLTAVQTLASTAICGIIHSIIGGQPLLILGVAEPTVIMYTFMFNFAKGRPELGRNLFLAWSGWVCVWTSLILFVLAICGACSIINRFTRVAGELFGLLIAMLFMQEAIKGLVDEFRSPEREDLKLLEFLPSWRFANGMFALVLSFGLLITALRSRKARSWRYGTGWLRSLIADYGVPLMVLVWTGVSYIPTGDVPKGIPRRLFSPNPWSPGAYENWTVVKEMLQVPVVYIIGAFIPATMIAVLYYFDHSVASQLAQQKEFNLRKPSSYHYDLLLLGFLTLICGLLGIPPSNGVIPQSPMHTKSLATLKYQLLRNRLVATARRSIKQNASLGQLYGNMQEAYNQMQTPLVYQQPQGLKELRESTIQATTFTGNLDAPVDETLFDIEKEIDDLLPIEVKEQRVSNLLQAVMVGGCVAAMPILKMIPTSVLWGYFAFMAIESLPGNQFWERILLLFTAPSRRFKVLEDNHATFVETVPFKTIAMFTIFQTTYLLICFGLTWIPIAGVMFPLMIMFLIPVRQYILPRFFKGAHLQDLDAAEYEEAPALPFNLAVAEDEMGSTASYPCDSEILDEVITRSRGEFRHTCSPKVTSSTSTPVYHRNLSQVFSPRVNELRGGMMSPSLAGKGQNSPKPSPLNPSSSSPAK; encoded by the exons ATGGAAGAGACTTTCGTTCCCTTTGAAGGAATCAAGAATGATCTTAAAGGAAGGCTAAGGTGCTACAAACAAGACTGGACCGGAGGATTCAAAGCTGGCTTCAG GATTCTTGCTCCCACCACATACATATTCTTCGCGTCTGCGATTCCTGTCATCTCATTCGGCGAACAACTGGAGCGAAGCACTG ATGGAGTTCTCACGGCTGTTCAGACGCTGGCATCTACAGCCATTTGCGGAATCATTCACTCCATTATCGGAGGCCAGCCTCTGCTGATACTCGGAGTTGCAGAGCCAACTGTGATCATGTACACATTCATGTTCAACTTTGCCAAAGGGAGACCTGAACTGGGACGCAACTTGTTCTTGGCTTGGTCTGGATG GGTTTGTGTGTGGACCTCGTTGATTCTGTTTGTGCTGGCTATATGTGGAGCTTGTTCAATAATCAACAGATTCACAAGAGTAGCTGGAGAGTTGTTTGGACTTCTTATAGCTATGCTCTTCATGCAAGAAGCCATCAAA GGACTAGTTGATGAGTTTCGATCTCCTGAGAGGGAAGATCTGAAGCTTCTGGAGTTCTTACCTTCATGGAGATTTGCTAATGGGATGTTTGCTTTGGTTCTCTCCTTTGGTCTTCTTATAACTGCACTAAGAAGCAGAAAAGCTAGATCCTGGAGATATGGAACTG GATGGCTTAGAAGCTTAATAGCTGACTATGGTGTGCCACTCATGGTTCTTGTGTGGACCGGTGTCTCCTACATCCCAACAGGAGATGTTCCTAAAGGAATCCCTCGGCGACTTTTTAGCCCTAACCCTTGGTCCCCTGGTGCTTATGAGAATTGGACTGTTGTAAAG GAGATGCTTCAAGTTCCAGTAGTCTACATAATTGGAGCATTCATTCCAGCAACAATGATTGCAGTTCTTTACTACTTTGACCATAGTGTAGCATCACAGCTTGCTCAGCAGAAAGAATTCAATTTGAGAAAACCATCTTCTTACCACTATGATCTGCTTCTTCTTGGGTTTCTG ACCTTGATATGTGGTCTACTTGGAATCCCTCCATCAAATGGAGTCATTCCTCAATCACCAATGCATACCAAAAGCTTAGCAACACTCAAGTATCAG CTTCTTAGGAACAGACTAGTTGCAACTGCAAGGAGAAGCATTAAGCAGAATGCTAGTTTAGGACAGTTGTATGGTAACATGCAAGAGGCTTATAATCAAATGCAGACTCCATTAGTCTACCAACAGCCTCAG GGTCTAAAAGAGCTGAGAGAATCAACAATCCAAGCGACGACATTCACGGGAAATCTTGATGCTCCAGTTGATGAAACTCTCTTTGATATAGAGAAAGAAATAGATGATTTGTTGCCAATTGAAGTCAAAGAACAGAGAGTAAGCAACTTGCTTCAAGCAGTGATGGTTGGAGGATGTGTTGCAGCTATGCCTATCCTCAAAATGATCCCCACATCAGTTCTCTGGGGATACTTTGCCTTCATGGCTATTGAAAGCTTACCAGGGAACCAGTTTTGGGAAAGAATCTTACTTCTCTTCACAGCACCAAGTCGAAGATTCAA GGTTCTTGAAGACAACCATGCGACGTTTGTGGAAACTGTTCCATTCAAAACGATAGCAATGTTCACTATCTTCCAAACAACTTACCTTCTGATATGCTTTGGCCTCACATGGATCCCAATAGCTGGAGTTATGTTCCCTCTAATGATCATGTTTCTAATACCAGTAAGGCAATATATCCTCCCAAGATTCTTCAAAGGTGCTCATCTTCAGGACTTGGACGCAGCAGAGTATGAAGAAGCACCTGCTTTACCATTCAATCTCGCAGTAGCG GAAGATGAGATGGGATCAACGGCTTCTTATCCATGCGACTCTGAGATTCTCGATGAGGTGATTACAAGAAGTAGAGGAGAGTTTAGGCACACGTGTAGTCCTAAAGTTACTAGTTCTACTTCAACGCCGGTTTATCATAGGAACCTGTCTCAAGTGTTTAGTCCTCGAGTGAATGAACTAAGGGGTGGCATGATGAGTCCTAGTCTCGCCGGAAAAGGGCAAAATAGTCCAAAGCCAAGTCCTTTGAACCCATCTTCGTCGTCACCGGCAAAGTGA